The Kozakia baliensis genome includes a region encoding these proteins:
- a CDS encoding citrate synthase: MDINTLEDEVFALSSSSGKKYNLPEIKGTLGPKGIDIRKLYAESDLVAYDPGLGNTGSCESKITFIDGDKGVLLYRGYPIEQLSENASFPEISYLLLNGELPTEGQLATFDGQLKSHTMLHEQIRNFFNGFRRDAHPMAMLCGTVGGLSAFYHDRLDISKAEDRELSALRLIAKMPTIAAWAHSYSQGYPFAYPRNDLGFSENFIHMLFSRPSENYKVNPVLARAMDRILILHADHEQNASTSTVRLAGSTGANPFACIASGIAALWGPAHGGANEAVLRMLGQIGDVKNIPAFIQKVKNKEDGVKLMGFGHRVYKNFDPRAKIMQRTCQEVLGELDIKHEPLLELAVELERIALADDYFVSRKLYPNVDFYSGIILKAMGIPTSMFTVLFAVARTGGWVAQWKEMIEQPGQRISRPRQIYIGAPKRDFVAINQRG, from the coding sequence AGTTCCGGTAAAAAATACAATCTGCCGGAAATAAAAGGCACTCTCGGCCCCAAGGGAATAGATATCCGCAAGCTTTATGCGGAATCGGACCTCGTGGCCTATGACCCAGGTTTGGGAAATACAGGTTCTTGCGAAAGCAAAATCACTTTTATCGATGGTGATAAAGGTGTGCTGCTCTATCGGGGTTATCCCATCGAGCAGCTTTCGGAGAACGCCTCCTTCCCCGAAATATCTTATCTCCTGCTCAACGGCGAACTGCCCACCGAGGGCCAACTCGCGACATTCGACGGGCAGCTTAAAAGCCACACGATGCTCCACGAGCAGATCCGGAATTTTTTCAACGGATTCCGCCGGGACGCTCATCCGATGGCGATGCTTTGCGGAACGGTCGGCGGTCTTTCGGCTTTTTATCACGACCGCCTCGACATTTCGAAGGCTGAAGACCGCGAACTCTCCGCGCTTCGCCTCATTGCGAAAATGCCGACCATCGCCGCATGGGCGCATAGCTACTCACAAGGCTATCCCTTCGCTTACCCACGGAACGATCTCGGATTTTCCGAGAACTTCATTCATATGTTGTTCTCGCGCCCGTCCGAAAATTACAAAGTCAATCCAGTTCTGGCGCGCGCCATGGACCGTATTTTGATTTTGCACGCGGACCATGAGCAAAACGCCTCGACTTCCACCGTGCGGCTCGCAGGCTCCACAGGCGCCAATCCTTTTGCCTGTATCGCCTCCGGCATCGCCGCTCTGTGGGGGCCGGCGCATGGCGGGGCCAATGAAGCCGTTCTGCGGATGCTCGGCCAGATCGGTGATGTCAAAAACATCCCGGCCTTTATTCAAAAGGTGAAAAACAAAGAAGACGGCGTGAAGCTCATGGGCTTCGGGCACCGCGTCTATAAAAACTTCGACCCGCGCGCGAAAATCATGCAGCGCACCTGCCAGGAAGTGCTTGGCGAACTCGACATCAAACATGAACCGCTTTTGGAATTGGCGGTCGAGCTTGAGCGGATCGCCTTGGCGGACGATTATTTCGTCTCCCGCAAACTCTATCCGAACGTCGATTTCTACTCGGGCATCATCCTGAAAGCGATGGGCATTCCCACGAGCATGTTCACCGTGCTGTTCGCAGTCGCGCGCACGGGGGGATGGGTTGCGCAATGGAAAGAGATGATCGAACAGCCGGGACAGCGCATCAGCCGTCCACGACAAATTTATATCGGCGCGCCAAAACGCGATTTCGTCGCGATCAATCAGCGCGGCTAA